The Sorangiineae bacterium MSr11367 genome window below encodes:
- a CDS encoding FkbM family methyltransferase, producing MSSSSSSICSPRIAFLFPGLGEQYVHMAAELYQTEPVFRGQIDTCCDIVTPLLDIDLRTVLYPARCEPLPASPKLDLRAMLRRGPRNDALDRTDLAQPATFVVEYALAQLWMARGVQPDAMLGYSIGEYVAACLAEVLSLPEALRLVTRRAQLIQRLPEGAMLAVPLPERAIENLLGERVSLAAVNGASLCVLAGTTQAIEAIEARWGGSQQPAVRIPTTHAFHSKMMEPAAGDFLELVKACSLRAPRIPYISNVTGTWITAAQATNPAYWVEHLCKPVRFGAGLEVLRHAPGRVFLEVGPGRALSTLAVQHGPAFPSLPASYEGTSDQDVLKTTWERLHSLDRPQLFTDYAPAQDEWEQRLVHTWQEVLKTDRVGIHDNFFERGGHSLLAISILQRLENAWGIQASLSLFFEHPTIAQFARAVNPAHVVRPASHGEPTAHSLPYRLPNGWEITHQNKAETDHFYEDIFEHRTYTRHLNELPENACVFDVGANIGLFSLFVHGLGRNATVYAFEPSAPTFDILRRNLSKHGVRAKLFDMGLSNAERTADFTFYPHSSGMSSVYGNADEEKAVLRAILQNQMDQGTDGMNQVMEHSEALLSQRVKGQHLTCRLRTLSGIVREEGIERIDLLKIDVQKSELDVLLGIEPADWPKIRALAIEVHDIEGRVQHIEQWLVRQGYDVTTEQDELYRDSGIYLIYAQCAAGASSTKTPQ from the coding sequence ATGAGTTCTTCCTCTTCTTCCATTTGCTCTCCGCGCATCGCGTTCCTCTTTCCCGGGCTCGGCGAGCAGTACGTTCACATGGCCGCGGAGCTTTACCAGACGGAACCCGTGTTTCGCGGGCAGATCGATACCTGCTGCGACATCGTTACCCCGCTTCTGGACATCGATTTGCGCACGGTCCTTTATCCCGCCCGGTGCGAGCCACTGCCCGCGTCGCCAAAGTTGGATTTGCGCGCCATGCTCCGCCGCGGCCCTCGCAACGACGCGCTCGATCGAACCGACCTGGCCCAACCGGCCACCTTCGTCGTCGAGTATGCGCTGGCGCAACTTTGGATGGCGCGGGGCGTTCAGCCGGACGCCATGCTCGGGTACAGCATCGGCGAATACGTTGCCGCATGCTTGGCGGAGGTCCTGTCGCTTCCCGAAGCGCTGCGGCTAGTGACCCGGCGTGCGCAGCTCATTCAACGGCTGCCCGAGGGCGCGATGCTCGCCGTGCCGCTCCCCGAACGCGCGATCGAGAACCTGCTGGGCGAGCGCGTCTCCCTGGCCGCCGTCAATGGTGCGTCGCTGTGCGTCCTTGCGGGAACGACGCAGGCCATCGAGGCCATCGAGGCCCGGTGGGGCGGCAGCCAGCAACCGGCGGTGCGCATCCCCACGACCCACGCATTCCATTCGAAAATGATGGAGCCCGCCGCGGGCGATTTTCTCGAGCTCGTCAAAGCCTGCTCGCTGCGCGCCCCGCGCATTCCGTACATCTCGAACGTCACGGGTACCTGGATCACCGCCGCGCAGGCGACGAATCCCGCTTATTGGGTCGAGCACCTCTGCAAACCGGTCCGATTCGGCGCCGGCCTCGAGGTGCTCCGGCACGCACCGGGTCGCGTCTTTCTCGAGGTGGGTCCGGGTCGCGCGCTAAGCACCCTGGCGGTGCAACACGGCCCGGCTTTTCCTTCGCTGCCGGCCTCGTACGAAGGCACCTCCGACCAAGACGTGCTGAAAACGACATGGGAGCGCCTCCATTCCTTGGACCGGCCGCAGCTCTTTACCGATTACGCGCCGGCGCAGGACGAATGGGAGCAGCGCCTCGTGCACACATGGCAAGAGGTTCTCAAGACGGATCGCGTGGGCATTCATGACAACTTTTTCGAACGGGGCGGGCACTCGCTGTTGGCCATTTCCATCCTGCAGCGCCTGGAGAACGCGTGGGGCATCCAGGCCAGCTTGAGCCTCTTCTTCGAGCACCCCACGATCGCGCAGTTCGCCCGTGCGGTGAACCCTGCGCATGTCGTCCGGCCGGCCTCCCACGGCGAGCCGACAGCGCACTCACTCCCCTACCGCCTTCCCAATGGCTGGGAGATCACGCATCAAAACAAGGCCGAAACCGACCATTTTTACGAGGATATCTTCGAGCACCGCACCTACACCCGCCACTTGAACGAGCTGCCGGAGAACGCGTGCGTGTTCGACGTGGGCGCGAACATTGGACTGTTCTCGCTCTTCGTTCACGGCCTCGGGCGAAATGCGACGGTGTATGCCTTCGAGCCATCGGCCCCCACGTTCGACATTTTGCGCCGCAACCTCTCCAAGCATGGCGTGCGCGCCAAATTGTTCGACATGGGATTGTCCAATGCCGAACGAACGGCCGATTTCACCTTTTATCCGCATTCGTCGGGCATGTCGTCCGTGTACGGAAATGCGGACGAAGAGAAGGCCGTTCTTCGCGCCATCCTGCAAAACCAGATGGATCAGGGCACCGACGGGATGAACCAGGTCATGGAGCACTCGGAGGCGCTCCTTTCCCAGCGCGTGAAGGGGCAGCACCTCACATGCCGCCTGCGTACGCTGTCGGGCATCGTGCGCGAGGAAGGCATCGAGCGCATCGATCTTCTGAAAATCGATGTCCAGAAGAGCGAACTCGATGTCCTCTTGGGCATCGAGCCCGCCGACTGGCCCAAGATCCGCGCGCTCGCCATCGAAGTGCACGACATCGAGGGCCGCGTGCAGCACATCGAGCAATGGCTCGTCCGACAGGGGTACGACGTGACGACCGAGCAGGACGAGCTCTATCGAGACTCGGGCATCTACCTCATATATGCGCAATGCGCCGCCGGTGCGTCCTCGACGAAGACGCCCCAGTGA